ACTAAACTCATCGACTTCTGACGTGAGGCGCTTGGCATGAACATTCGGATCGAATTGCATAGACATAAGTGCATCTCTAATGACCGAACATTGTTTGATAGTCCGATACCAATCGCATTCTTAGACATTGGCATGGGTGCATAATACAAGTAAAATAAGCCTTTGAGTCACTGACTTGACGATAACTGTTTTTTAGGCGGGATTATCCTGAATACTTTGAAAATAGCGGAGAAGTTTCTCTAATTTCTCAGTAGGAATGTCAAACTCTTGACTTAATTCGTTGATTTCTGGATAAGATTGCGTTAGGTTCTTAGCTGTTTCTCCTGAAGAGGTCTGAGGGGTTTGTTCTTCAGAAGCAACACTGACAGCTTTAAGAGCTTTAGAGCGTTTAGTATCATTGTCCCATTCCTTCTGACGGTAATCTTCTAAGTTAGTTACTTTGCCTTTCCAACCAAAGTTTGGATTTAACCGAAAAGCATAAGACCGTCCAAGTTTTGAACCTCTAATAATAAGACCTTTTTCTTCAAGTATTTTGATATTTCGTGAAATGACAGATTTGTTCATTTCCAATTCATTAGCTATCTCTTGAAGAGATATCTGTATCCAATTTTCAAAATCAAGCCTAGAACAAATAAAACATAAAATTCGATGTGTATCCCATTTAATATCTTTGTCTTTAGCTACTATTTCTAATGATTCTTGACTGTTCATAACCCACCCTTTAGCATATGGGTTTCGCTTACGTCCTACGATAACTGTAATCCCATCATAAACTTCACCCGTGTAAGCATCAATTAGTCCGTGACCAAAAGGATTAGGTAAAACTTTTTTAGCTGGCATAGCTAGTACATATGTTCTATAAAGATAAAATAGTTGACTGTACAGTCAACTTAGTTGACTGTACAGTCAACTATCGGTTTTGTAAATCCTTACTGTGAGCCAATCATAAGCTTCCCTCTTTGTCTCTTGTCATACAAAACCATAAGCTCCGCTTATGGTTTGAAGGTAAAAAGGCTTGCTTCTCTGTGCTGGAGAGACTTTCAGCCATTAAGATTAATTTTCCATCTTGAAGAGATTACAAATGGTCAACTAGTAGGTCTAATAAATTCAGACAGTGATTAAATGAAGGTGACTCTTGAATCACCAATCAGCTAAAAATCTTAAAGATATGACCGATTGGGAACGACTTAAAAAGATGTCAGAAGCAGAAGTTGAAGCCAATGCGCTTTCAGATCCAGATAATCAACCAATTAGCGCAGATTTAACAGGTTTAAAGCGCATCAAAAGAAATATACATCCTCAAAAATAACTAAGCCTCCGGCTCTGGGGCAGGGCAAACGCATCTTATTTTTATAAGGCTGACTGGGTGAGGGTTCGGGCGATCGCGTCTTTTTTTTCCTAAATAAATGGAATCATTGCTGGATAAGGAGTTCAGGATTTAGATGCGTTTGCCCTGGGCTCTGGGGCAGATGGGAAGGAAAATGGCGGCTTATTAAGGCTGATGCTCTAACCAGTCGAGCATTAGACTTGTTGAATCGAAGGCGAACCTCATAGCCCAATTTCATTAGGATGAACGATTGTCACATCGGGAACGCTCAGAAAATCGTGAGGATTTAAAGTCAACATATGAGTAATACCGTTAGCTTTCATCACCGCAACTAGTCTGAGGTCGTGAGTTCTTTTGCCTATGACTTTATAGGCAGTCACTAACTGCAACCAATTTGGAAAAATATTGGGCGTTTCTTCTATTAAGAAAAATTGGCTCAGCAGTTGATTAATTTCGTTTTCAGTTCGTTCTGGATTCCAACCCAATCCATTGACTTCAACGGGACGAGTGGCTACTACCCAGAATTCAATCAAAACTTGAGGAGTAATTGCACATTCATGTCCTTGGGCAATCAAACTGGCTACTGCATTGACAGCAAGGGAGTAACTGGGTGAACTGGGGTCGCTAGCTCTTAACAAGATATTGGTATCGAGCAGATATTTAGTCATAAATACTGTCGCGACTTAAAGCAACATCTGGAAGTCCGGGACTGTTTTTGGGGTGACTCTCTGCCCAATCTATCCACTGTTTGACTCGTTCTGAGTTAGACATATGAGGCTGTATCAGCTTAACTTCTCGCTCTCGATTATGTTTGTGCCGCAGAAATTCCATAAAATCTAAAACTTCTGATTGTTTTTCTGGGGTTAAATATCGCCAATTATCAAGTAATATTTGTTCGCTATTCATGTTGGTTACCGTTCGCTGTTTTCTATTATATATCTATAAAAATTGTGGGTAATACTTGATAATTAATGGAATAACTTAGCCCTGAGTCGCTTTTGATTTCTTTGATCACATCATTCTTTTTTAATTCATCTAGACCTTTGTTAATATCATCTATGTCCGTCGGATACTCTTCAATTATTTCATTTAAAGAGGCAG
The Merismopedia glauca CCAP 1448/3 genome window above contains:
- a CDS encoding winged helix-turn-helix domain-containing protein, producing MPAKKVLPNPFGHGLIDAYTGEVYDGITVIVGRKRNPYAKGWVMNSQESLEIVAKDKDIKWDTHRILCFICSRLDFENWIQISLQEIANELEMNKSVISRNIKILEEKGLIIRGSKLGRSYAFRLNPNFGWKGKVTNLEDYRQKEWDNDTKRSKALKAVSVASEEQTPQTSSGETAKNLTQSYPEINELSQEFDIPTEKLEKLLRYFQSIQDNPA
- a CDS encoding type II toxin-antitoxin system VapC family toxin, coding for MTKYLLDTNILLRASDPSSPSYSLAVNAVASLIAQGHECAITPQVLIEFWVVATRPVEVNGLGWNPERTENEINQLLSQFFLIEETPNIFPNWLQLVTAYKVIGKRTHDLRLVAVMKANGITHMLTLNPHDFLSVPDVTIVHPNEIGL